In one window of Tenacibaculum mesophilum DNA:
- a CDS encoding alpha/beta hydrolase family protein: MENQVNFAGSERASTHKSRMSKERIENAIKQLNEISEADYEKVIGLANVCKPFRSVIHKTPDDYGMTDWEDVFLKGVDGVPLDGWYIPAKGGESNKLVIFNHALPMCRSGFQGHFGLPFSGYDNVEIDFVVQMKHLTDAGYNVLAYDIRNHGRSGSSNNGISGIGQLEWRDCVGVKQYVDNHPRLSKMKVALYSQCMGGNSQYEAISRYPELFENVKCMVSPMVVSMRAIYEAFSGLQGVSQYLDLVDFELLKMGGWLMDEMTPHTAAPNVKMPVFMIQVKDDAWTKNPEDGQKTFDLLGSKEKEIHWIENTPFRFKDGYNYFGRNPEKVLSFLDKYMN; this comes from the coding sequence ATGGAAAATCAAGTAAATTTTGCAGGAAGCGAAAGAGCTTCAACTCATAAATCAAGAATGTCTAAAGAAAGAATAGAAAATGCTATTAAACAGTTAAATGAAATTTCAGAAGCAGATTATGAGAAAGTAATAGGATTGGCTAATGTTTGTAAACCCTTTAGAAGTGTAATTCATAAAACACCAGACGACTATGGAATGACAGATTGGGAAGATGTTTTCCTTAAAGGTGTTGATGGTGTGCCTTTAGATGGTTGGTACATTCCTGCAAAAGGCGGAGAAAGTAACAAATTAGTAATCTTCAACCACGCATTACCTATGTGTCGTTCAGGATTTCAAGGGCATTTTGGTTTACCTTTTAGTGGATACGATAATGTTGAGATTGACTTTGTAGTACAAATGAAACATTTAACAGATGCTGGTTATAACGTATTGGCTTATGACATAAGAAATCACGGAAGGAGTGGCTCATCTAACAATGGAATAAGTGGAATAGGTCAATTAGAATGGAGAGATTGCGTTGGTGTAAAACAATATGTAGACAATCATCCAAGATTAAGCAAAATGAAAGTTGCTCTTTATAGCCAATGTATGGGAGGAAATTCACAGTACGAGGCAATTAGTCGCTACCCTGAATTATTTGAAAATGTAAAATGTATGGTAAGCCCAATGGTGGTATCTATGAGAGCTATCTACGAAGCTTTTTCTGGACTACAAGGTGTAAGTCAATATTTAGATTTGGTTGACTTCGAACTATTAAAAATGGGAGGATGGTTAATGGACGAAATGACACCACATACAGCAGCACCAAATGTAAAAATGCCAGTATTTATGATACAAGTAAAAGACGATGCTTGGACTAAAAATCCTGAAGATGGACAAAAAACTTTTGACCTTCTTGGTAGTAAAGAAAAGGAAATCCATTGGATTGAAAATACGCCTTTTAGATTTAAAGATGGTTACAATTACTTTGGTAGAAATCCCGAAAAAGTTCTTTCGTTCTTGGATAAGTATATGAACTAA